A stretch of DNA from Cellulomonas xiejunii:
TTCCGGGCGCCCGCGTCGTTCCCCGAGCCGCTCGCGGTCGGCCTGCGCGCGGGCCGCGTGGGGACCACGAGCATCACGTGGGAGCTCGGCATCCTGCGCGCGGACGAGCCGGAGCCGATCGCGACCGGGCGCTTCGTGCACGTGTTCGTCGACCGCGACTCGCGCCGCCCGGCGCCGATCCCCGAGGCGATCCGGGCCGCGATCGAGCGGGACCTCCTGGTCCGACCCAGCGCCTGACCTACCCCGGGACCGTCGTCGGCGCCGGGTCGGTGTCGGACGACGTCACGGCGTCGACCACCGGGGGACTACAGGCTCGACACGTCATACCGACTGTCCGGTATGCTGCGGAGCGTGGGCACCGCCGCCCGCCCGAACCGCGGAGGTGGTCGCCGGTGACCCAGCCCGTCCCGGACGCGCCCACCGCGGCCGTCGGCACCACCGCACGGGCACTGCCCGGTCTCGACGTCGCGCGCCTCGACACGTGGCTCCGCCGCACACACCCCGAGCTCGCGACCGACGAGCCGCTGCGCGCGACGCTGTTCGCCGGCGGCCGCAGCAACCTCACGTACCGGGTCGACGGCGCGCGCGTCCCGCTCGTGCTGCGCCGGCCGCCGTTGGGCCACGTGCAGGAGACCGCGCACGACATGGCCCGCGAGTACCGCGTGATCCGCGCGCTCGGCCGCACCCGCGTCCCCGTGCCCGCGACCGTGGACCTCGTCGACGACGCCGACGGCAGCGCCGGGACCGGGACGCCGTTCTTCGTCATGGAGCGGGTCGGGGGCGAGGCACTGCGCGACCCCACGCAGAACGGCGCCTGGTCCCCCGCCGAGCTCCGGACCCTGAGCCTCGATCTCGCGGAGCTGCTCGCCGAGCTGCACACCCTCGATCCCGCGTCCGTCGGGCTGGCCGACCTCGGCCGACCCGACGGCTACCTCGGCCGCCAGCTGCACCGCTGGGGTCGGCAGTACGACGGCTCGCGCTCGCGCGACCTCCCCGCGCTCGACACGCTGCAGGAGCGCCTGCGCGAGCACGTGCCCGCGACCGTCCGCACCGGACTCGTGCACGGGGACTACCGGCTCGACAACGCGCTCGTCTCCCGCGCGGGCGGCGTGCACGTGGCGGCGGTGCTCGACTGGGAGATGGCCACGCTCGGCGACGCCGCCGTCGACCTCGGGATGCTCGGCCTGTACTGGGACATCCGCCGGATCGCGCCGCCCGACGGCCTGACCGCGAGCGCGGTCGACCCCGCCGCGGGCTACCCGGAGTTCGCCGAGCTCGCCGACGCGTACGCGGCCCGGTCGGGCTCGTCCGTCCCCGAGCTGTCCTGGTACCGCGCGCTCGCGGCGTACAAGCTCGCGGTGATCCTCGAGGGCGTGCACTTCCGGTACCGCGCGGGCGAGACCGTGGGCGAGGGCTTCGACGCGATCGGCGCCCTCGTCCTCCCGTTGGCCGACGAGGGCCTCGCGTGCCTCGACGGCGCGAGCTGAGAGCAGCGGACGTGGACTTCGCCTACGACGAGCGGACCCGGGACGTGTGCACCCGCACGCGCACGTTCCTCGACGAGCACGTCCTGCCCGCCGAGCCGGTGCTCGACGCGCAGGTCGCGGCGACCCCCGACGAGTGGGGTCCGCGCCCGGTGGTCCGCGAGCTGCAGGAGATCGCGCGGGCGCAGGGCCTGTGGAACCTGTTCCTGCCGGGGCCGCGCGGCGCCGGGCTGACGAACCTGCAGTACGCGCCCGTCGCCGAGCTCCTGGGCCGCAGCCCGCGCCTCGGCCCCGTCGCGACCAACTGCGCGGCCCCCGACACCGGGAACGCCGAGCTGCTCGCCGAGTTCGGGACCCCCGAGCAGCAGGAGCGCTGGCTCGACCCGCTGCTCGCCGCGCAGACCCGCTCGGCGTTCTGCATGACCGAGCCCGGCACCGCGTCGTCCGATGCCACCCAGATCGCGACCCGCATCCGCCGCGACGGCGACCACCTGGTGGTCACGGGTCGCAAGTGGTGGTCGACGGGCGCCATGAACCCCGACGCGACGCTGCTCGTCGTCATGGGGGCGACCGACCCCGAGGCGCCGCGGCACCGGCAGCAGAGCATCGTGCTCGTCCCGCGCGACACCCCCGGCGTGCGGGTCGTCCGCCCGCTGACCGTGCTCGGCTACGACGACCGCGACCACGGCGGGCACGCCGAGATCGCGTTCGAGGACGTGCGCGTGCCCGCCTCGGCGCTGCTCGGCGGTGAGGGCGACGGGTTCGCGATCGCGCAGGCCCGGCTCGGACCGGGCCGCATCCACCACTGCATGCGGGCGCTCGGCATGGCGGAGCGCGCGCTCGACCTCGTGCGCGAGCGCGCCGCGTCCCGGTCCCCGTTCGGCCGGCCGCTCGCCGAGCAGGGCGTCGTGCGGGAGTGGGCCGCGGAGTCGCGCATCCAGCTCGAGGCGCTGAGGCTGCTCGTCCTCAAGACCGCCTGGCTCATGGACACGGTCGGCAACCGCGCGGCGATGACCGAGATCCAGGCGATCAAGATCGCGGTCCCGCGAGCGGTGCAGCAGATCGTGGACCGCGCGATCCAGGTGTTCGGTGCGGCGGGGCTCAGCGAGGACCAGCCGCTCGCCGCGATGTACGCCGCGGCACGGTCGCTGCGGATCGCCGACGGGCCCGACGAGGTCCACCTCTCCTCGCTCGGGAAGGCCGAGCTCCGACCGCGCCCGACGTGACGTCCCGCCCGCTCGCACCGCACCACCCGCGCACGACCCCCGCACCACCCCCGCTGTAGTCGCCGCCGAAGTCACCGCACGCGAAGGGACCCGAGATGACCCCCGACCCGATCCTCACCGGCCCAGGGCACAGCACGCTGTCCGTCGCCGCGATCCTCGCCGAGACCGCCCGCCGCCACCCGGACCGGGTCGCGTTCCACTTCGGTGACGCCGCACTGACCTACGGCCCGCTGTGGGACCGCACGCGCGCGTACGCCGGTGCCCTGCGGGACCGCGGCGTCGGGCCGGGCGACCGCGTCGCGATGCTCGTGCCGAACGTGCCCGACTTCGCGCGCGTCTACTACGCGGTCCTGTCGCTCGGCGCGGTCGTCGTGCCCGTGCACCTGCTGTTCAAGGCCCAGGAGATCGAGTACGTGCTGCGCGACAGCGGCGCGACGCTGCTCGTCGCCGCGGCCCCGATGCTCGGCGAGGCGCTGCCGGCCGCCGCGGCGGCCGGCATCCCCGCCGTGACGGTCCTGGTTCCCGACACGCACGCCGGCGCGGTCCCGGCCCCGCGCCTGGAGGACGAGGCCGACGCCGCGGTACCGGTCCACACGTACGCGTCGGTCAACCCGCTCGCGCCGGCCACGGTCCTGTACACGAGCGGCACGACGGGCCGCCCCAAGGGCGCGGTCGCCTCGCACCTGACTCTCGTCGAGCAGGTGCACGTCACGCTGCTCGACACCACGGACCTGCAGGCCGACGACGTCATCTTCGGCGGGCTGCCGTTCTTCCACACGTTCGGCCAGTCCGCCGTGCTCAACACCGCGTTCCGGCGCGGCGCCGCGATCGTCCTGCTGCCCCGGTTCGACCCCGACGAGGCGCTCGCGCTGCTCGTCCGGCACCGCGCGACGGTGTTCACCGCCGTCCCGACGATGTTCCTCGGCATGGTCCAGGCCGCCGCGCGCACGCCCGACCGGCCCCCGCTCAAGTACGCGGTCTCGGGCGGCGCCGCGCTGCCGGTCGCGCTGCTCGAGGCGTTCGCGGAGACCTTCGGCGCGGACGTGCACGAGGGCTACGGGCTGACGGAGACGGCGCCGACCGTGTCGTTCAACTACGTCGGCGAGCCCATCCGACCGGGCACCGTCGGCCGGCCGCTGTGGGGCGTCGACGTGGAGGTGGCGGACCCCGAGGTCGAGGGTCGGATCGTGCTGCTCGGCCCGGGCGAGCTCGGCGAGCTCGTGGTGCGTGGCCACAACCTGTTCAAGGGCTACCTCGGCAACCCCGAGGCGACCGCTGCGGCCGTCGTCGACGGCTGGTTCCGGACCGGCGACCTCGGCACCGTCGACGCCGAGGGGATCGTGACGATCGTCGACCGCAAGAAGGACATGATCGTCCGCAACGGTTACAACGTGTACCCGAGCGAGGTCGAGGACGCGATGGTCCGCCACCCGGCCGTCGCGCAGGCCGCGGTGTTCGGCATCGCCGACGACGCGCACGGCCAGGAGGTCCACGCCGCCGTCGTCCTCATGCCCGGCCGCGCGGCGACCGCGCAGGAGGTCGTCGACTTCACGCGCGAGCTGATCGCCGCCTACAAGTACCCGCGCGTGGTCCACCTCGTCGAGACGCTGCCGCTCGGCGGCTCGGGCAAGGTGCTCAAGCGTGAGCTCGTGGCGCAGTACTCGACGTCGGCCGGGGAACCGGTCGCGCACTGACGGCGGCAGAGCGACCCAGACCAGGTCCGCACCAAGGGCGCGGCCCTGCGAGCCGGAGTGCGCACCGGGGTCCCGTCCGTGACCGCTGGTCAGATGAAGCAGGCTCTGACGCCGCCACTCGGACCCAGACGAGATACATCGCTCAAGCAGGTTCCGTGGGCCCAGCGCACACTCGTCGCATGCGCGCTCGCCGCCTGAGACAACTGTCATCCACTCGTGCAGCAGCCCCGTCGACGTGCTCGTTCTCGGACGCGAGAACTGCCTGCGGTGCGGAAGTGAGCACTTAGCCTTGTCCGGCTCGGGCAGCCGACGACGCTGTCAGATGGGTTCCCTAGACTCGCCCGGGTAGTGTCCAGCTTCGACCGAAGGGAGGCACCGTGGTTGACGTCATCGCCCGTCGTGGCTCCCACGCCAGTCCGCTGCGCTACCCCGGCGGCAAGGCGACGCTCGCCCGCTTCTTCGAGTCAACCATCGAGGCGCTCGCCCTCGACAAGCCGACCTACATCGAGCCGTACGCCGGCGGCGCAGGAGCCGGCCTCGAGCTCCTCTTCAGGGACGTCGTTGGGATGGTCGTAATCAACGATCTTGACCCGGCGATCCACGCCTGCTGGAAGGCGATGGTGAAGGACTCGGACGCGTTCCTACGGTTGTTGGATGGCACTCCGTTGACAATCGAAGAATGGAGACGGCAACGCGAGGTATACCGCCGCCGCCATGACGCCGACGTCGACCCCCTCGCCCTGGGGTTCGCCACCTTCTACCTCAACCGCACCAGCCGATCCGGCGTGCTGGGAGCGGGGGTGATCGGCGGCTACGCCCAGGCGGGGTCATATAAGATCGATGCCCGCTTCGACAAGACCGTTCTTCGAGGCCGGATCGAGAAGCTGGCCGAGCTCAGCGGGAGGATCCGCATCACCAAGCAAGACGGAGCGGCACGACTACGCGAGTACCTCCCCAAGGAGAACGTCTTCGCATACGTCGATCCGCCGTACGTCGAGAAAGGCGGCTCACTTTACATGAGCGCCTTCCAAGAAAGGGACCACATCAACCTGGCGAGAGTCTTGAATGGCTACGCAAACACCAACTGGGTGCTGACCTACGACGTGGCCGACCTCATCAGGAGCCTCTACAAGGCGCGAGACATCTCCGAATTTAATCTTCTCTACTCGGCCCACCTTCGCGGCTCGAAAGACCGCCTCAAGCGACCGTCGGCCAGCGAGTTGATTGTCCTCTCAAACACCGTCGCGGACGCAGTGGGCTGACATTTAGTTAGCGTGGCCCCGCGAAGGGGCCCGCCTGACGAATCTGGCTACGAGACGGCAGGCCCAGAGATTGCTGCACCAGTGCACGGAGCACCGACTGCCCGACACCCAAGGGCAGGGAGGCAGCAGAGTGCGCTAACGCAACCGGGATAACGGCGTTCTCGTAGAGCCGCGTTTGGACGTGATCAAGCACCTCGCAGACAGGGCGGAGCGTGGGGTAGCTGGTCCAAAGCTCGCCGTCGAGGTCCCCGTACGGTGTGACTCCGGGCTTCGGCGGCACGGTAAAGACGAGGACGCCGCCACGCTTGGTGCGGTAGAAGAATCGGCGCCCGTAGAACTCGTCCGAACCATAGGGGTTGCCTGCCGGGCGTCCCGTGATCCGGTTGATGTACTCAGTCGTCGGAAGCATGACGTGCCCGGGTTCGATCAGATGAGAGATGAGTTGGGCGTGTTCGACAAAGGTTCCGGATTTCTCCACTCCCACAACGAGAGGAGCGGCGGGGCGGTCGTTCGCGACGCAATGCTTGGTGAACTCGGCTAGGTACTCCTGGAAGCGACGCTTGAGCGGGGCGACGGTGCCGTGCAGTCCCAGAGGGCCATCGGTAATGAACAGCGTCCTCCCGAGGACTTCGTAGCTCTGTGGGTCCTCGAACAGCAGTTGCATATAGCCAAGTGATGTCAACCTCTCGGCCACGAGCATCATACGCGTGAGGGAACTGCGGTTCGACCCCTCGGGCATGTACTCCTCTTCGGTGCGGAGAACGTCGCCGAGGTAGATCTTCTGGCCGCACTCCGGGCAGTTGGTGCCGCCCTTCGGTACATCGATCTTTCCGCCAGAGAGTTGAATATCGCTAACCTTGCACACGGGGCATCTGCGAAGCGGAGCCGTTACGGCCGGGGCACTCGGAGAGCCGTGAAGCGCCAGTAGCATGTCGGCGAGAGTCTGCTCCGATGCCTGGTCGAACTTCGTCTCGTGCAAGAACCGGTCAAGCTCATGTCGCCAAGTGTCCACGCCGGTTGAACCGGGAATGACGAGGCCAGAGCCCGGCAGTGCGCGGTCGAACGCCGCGTGCTGATGTGACGCGCGCAGCAGGCGTGGGTCGACAAAGTCGCCCGCCCCTGCGTGGCGCAACTTGTCGAAATCGATAAAGGAAGCAGCCACCCGGACGTACCCGACCTTGATAGTGGGGTGCTCGCGCGTGGCTTCGACCTCGCTGTCCGAGCCGTCCACTGTGATGGCGAACCGAACGGCATCTGAGATCCCAGCATTGTCGAGTTCATCGACGGCACGGCAGAGCGATGTCACGCGGTTCTCGTCGGCCGGCGTTGCTTGTGCTACTTCCCAGCGGGAGAAGGCGTCTTGCACTGCCTGACTGTTGACGACCGGGACGTGGCCGAGCCGGGAGGCGCGCTCAGAGGGATACGGCACGCTACTCGACCTCAACTGCCGGAAGGCCCGCTGCGGCACGTGCCGCGTTAATCATGGCGTGGTCGAACTTGGCTACCTGCACGGGAACGATGTACTTGCCGGAGTAAGTCTTCATCCGGACGAATCCCTGATCCTCCACGCGGCGGATGCTCTCCGCCCACGTCTTGAAGTCGTAGTAGTGCGACAGCTCTCGCGTCTCATTGTCCGAGTTCAGGTGCGCAACAAGCCAGTTCGAGGTGTTCGACAAGATGCGTTGGTCGACGCTGGAGACCTCCTGCGTCGCATAAACCAGGCCGATCTGGTACTTCGCGGCCTCCTTCGACAAGCGCACCCACGGGTTGCCTGCGACGTCCTTCGCGCCACGCTCGAAGAGGTTGTGAGCCTCCTCTACGACGATCTGGAAAGGCACGGCGTCCGCACCTGAACGGAAACGCTCGTTCGCGCGGGACAACAAGAAGTTGACCGTGTTCTCGGAGATCGTCTTCGAGACATCGCCGGTCCCGTGGGCAAGATCCACGATCGCCAAGCGGCCGGCCTGCATGTCGTCCCAGATCTGCTCCTCGACGCGCTGAGTGGCGCTCGTAGAATGGAACTCGCGGAGTTGGCGGATGGCCGCCTTACCGCTGGCGCGATTGTTGAAGTCGGCGATAAACTTGAACGGGGTGTCACCACCCGTCGAGCGCTGATTCCAACCACCATCATTAGCCATGTGCAACATGACACGCTTGGCGGCCTCGGGCGTCGTGGCGCGGTAGCTGCTACCCACCTTAATCACAAGTCCCGGGTTGGACGTGTTGAAATTCTGGTAAAGGGTGTCGGTCCATCCGAAATCAAGGCCGCCGCTCGGGAATGAGGGGGCTGAGATGCCGCACTCTACGAGAAGGCCGTACATGCCCAGCACGGCCTTCGTCCACGTGATCCAGTCGCCACGGTCAGCCACTCGGTCGGGCTCGGTCCAGTCGATCGAGGTGAACGTCTTGACGTAGGCGTAAGTGCCGAACTGATCACTCACGACGGAGTTGACAAAGTCGACGACAGCTTCAAAATTGGCGCGGTCGAAGAAATTCATTGCGAGTGGGAGGACTTGCGGTTCAGAGCCGTCAGCACCGAGGCGGTAGATCCGCACCCTGTTCTCATCGCCGAGGAGCCGCAGACCCGTTTGGTCCTGCTCGTTCACGTTCGCATACTCGCCTTGGGGGTCGAAGATGAGTTGGCCGACCAACGTCCCGGACTTGGCAGCCTGAGTCGCGATGGCCGTCACAAGCGTCTTGATCGTGTTGGACTTGCCCGTCCGCGTCATGCCGAAAACGGCGGTCTTGCGAGATACGAAGTCGCCGATGTGAACGTGCACTGCGGCCTTGTCGGTACCGGACTCGCGAGCACGACGGCGGGTTGAGGCGAAACGGACGGCACCCAGGGTAAGGAGGTTGTCGCCGTCCGGCTCCGGGTATGACGCGATCCACGAGAGAACGTCTGTCGAAGGCAGGAAAACTTGATAGCGCGCCGACGAGACCACGTTGTCAATGTCAGATCCGAACTGGATCCTTGTCTCGCTGCGGTCGGCGTAGAACGTGCCGATAACGTCACAGTCGAACGCCGACTGCTGGAGTTCGTTGCGCGTGAGCTCGTCGGTGACCTCGTCAAATCCCTTGCCGGAGTCGCCGGCGTCGCGCACAACGGCAAGCCTGGTCTGTACGAGGTCCGCCTCGTTGGGCAGAGCAGCCGTGCCGCTGACGCGAAGCAGGATCAGCTCCTCGTCGTCGAGTGCGAACCCCTCGGGGGTCTGCGCGCCCGCAGCGGCGAGCAGGAAGGCCCCGTGGGGCACCCCGCCAGCCTGGGTCTTGCGCCAGTCGTCGGTCAGAACCACCGCTCGGGAGTAGTCCAGGCGGAAGATGCCGCCGACAGCCCAGCAACCGGAGTTGACCAACGTTGCCAGCGGAGTAGAGACGCGCGAGGAATCCAAGATGGTGGAACTGATGCTCATGGTTCCAACCCTAGGGGCATGGTCCGACAAGAACAGTGGTATCCGCGCCCTCTTCTACCGAGGTGTGGGCGTGGAGCGGAGCCGACCTCGCTGAGGCGGGCAAGCCCGCGAACGGGTGTCGTAGTCCGAGAGTGGTTCGTGGCAGATGAGGGTGTAGCGAGCGACGCGTGGATAAATCGCTAGACGTCGACGTCTTCCGAGGAGGGAAGGTCTCACGCTGCCACCTGGTCGAGACGCTGGCGCTCGGCGGCTTGAGCAGGTGCTCATGCGAGAGCTCGTCGCGCAGTACTCGGCGACGGCCGGGGTGCCGTCCGCCCATTGACCGGTGCCGGCCGGCGATGAGGAACACCGCGGGCAGGCACTGGGCACTGGGGAGGCCCCACGGCAGGCACTGGTCAGTCGGGAGCCCTCATCCGCGCACTGCAGCCCCCAAACTGACCACTGGTCGAGCACCTGCCGTACAGAGTGACGACTGGTCGACTATTGCGCTCAGGTCTGCGGGATCCCGTCGTTCTCCAGCGTGACCGCCTCGCCGTCGTACACGACGACGTCCCCGTCGGCGGTGTCGGTCGTGTACACCTCGCCGACGTAGTCCTGCACGCCGCCCTCGACGACCGTGATCCCGACGCCGCCGAACGCCCGGCGGCTGTCCTTCCCGAACTGCAGCGGGACGATCCCGTTGCCGACGACCTCGCCGGACTCCAGGGCCTCGACCAGGCTCTCGCGCGTGGGGTCCTCGCCCGCGCGCGCGAGCGTCTCGGCGAACGTGTACGCCACCGACATCCCGAACACGGTGTTCCCCGTGAACGGCGCGCCGTCGTTGTACTCGTCGTTGACCCTCCGGAACAGCTCCACCCACGGGTCGTCGGCGCTGAACGGGAGGTAGTTGGTGCTGACGAAGCCCTCGAGGAGCGCGGGCCCGACGTCCTCGCCGAGGTAGCCGACCAGCGTCGGGTAGTCGCCGCCCGACGACGAGGACAGCCACTGCGCGCGGTAGCCCATCTTCGCGGCGGTGCCGAGCGCGAGCGCCGTGAAGCCGTTGACGGTCGCGAGGAAGTTCACGGTGCACCCGGCAGCCTGCATCGCGCCGATCTGCGCGGTCACGTCCTGGTTGGACACCGAGTACGTCTGGGTGCTCGCGAGATCGTCGAGCACCGTCGTCAGGCCGACGGTGAAGTCGGTGCCGAAGTCGTCGTCCTGGCCGAGCACGCAGTAGACGGCGTCGTCGTACGTCTCCTGGGCGTGGTGGGCGAGCACCTTGCCCTCGGTGATGTAGTCCGCGTTGTAGCCGAACGTCCACGGGTAGGCCTCGGGCTGGTCCCAGCTCGGGCTGCCCGACGCGACGAACAGGTCGGGGACCTCGTTCTCGTTGAGGTAGTCGAGCACCGCGGAGTGGGTCGGGGTGCCGAGGCCGTTGACGACCGCGAGCACCTCGTCCTCCTGGACGAGCTCGCGCACGACCGTCTGCGTGGTCGCCGGGTTGTACGCGTCGTCCTTGACCACGTACTCGATGCTGCGGCCGTGGATCCCGCCGTTGTCGTTGAGGTAGTCGAAGTACGCGGACGCGGCCGCGGAGATCGACGAGTAGCCCGCCGCCGCCGGTCCGGTGAGCGGCGTGTGGGTGCCGATCGTGATGGTCTCCTCGTCGACGCCGGGGGACGCGGCGGGCGTCGAGCAGGCGACGAGCGGCACGATCGTCACGAGCGCGACGAGCGTGCCGGCGGTGCGCCGCGGGTGGCGGCGCGTGGGCAAGGTACGGAGCTGCGGCATCGTCGTCATCCCTCGGTCGGTGTGCGGACGGGTTCTCCAGAGCGGGTGGCAGTGGGGCCGACGGACCCGGGGCGTGCGGCCGGGCCGGTGGGGTCGTCGCCGGCGGTGGGGACGAGCCGTGCGGCGGTGGGCCCGGGTGCCGGGAGGCGTCTGCGGGCCCGGCGGCGGTCGCGGGCGGCGGTGAGCGCGCCTGCCAGCCCGCCCGGGGCGCCGGCGACGAGGACGATGAGCAGCGACCCGAACACCAGCAGCGGCAGCGTGCCGTCGAGGCGCTGCGTGACCTGCGACGGGAGCGGCAGCATGTCGGTCAGCGTGCCGACGAGCCACGGCAGCAGCACCAGGAGCACCGCGCCGAGCGCGGCCCCGAGCAGGCTGCCGAGCCCGCCGACCACGACCGCGACGAGCAGCAGCAGGGAGAGCGACACGGTGTAGGCGCCGGGCGAGACCGACTGCGTGACGAACGTGAGGACCGCGCCGCCGAGCCCGGCGGTCACGGAGCTGACGACGAACGCGAGCACCTTGACCCGGGCGGGCGCGATCCCGGCGAGCGCCGCGGCGACCTCGTCGTCCCGCACCGCGCGCATGCGCAGCCCGGTGCGCCCGTCGCGCACGAGCGCGAGCCCGGTCACGGCGACGGCAGCGACGGCGAGCGCGACCCACGCCTGCCACTGCTCGAGCGCGATGAGCGCCTTGAGCGGGCCCGGGACGCCCTCGAACTCGATCCGGACGCCGCGGTCGCCCTGGAGCGCGCCGACGCTCGCGGCCACCGCGGGCACCGCGACGACGAGCGTGAGCGTGAGCCCGGCGAGGTACGGGCCGTGCAGGCGGGCGCCCGCGAGCCCGAGCAGCAGCCCGAGGACCCCGGCGGCCACCGCCGCGGCGACGGTCGCCGCGAGGAACCGCGGGACGCCGCCGACGCCGGCCGAGGTCAGCGCCTGCGACGTCAGCGCGTACCCGTAACCGCCCGCCGCCATGAGTGCGGCGTGCCCGAGCGAGAGCTGCCCGCTGAGCCCGACGAGGACGGTCAGCCCGGCGGTCGCGCACAGGTAGGCCGCGGCGAGCGCGAGCTGGTAGTTGCGGTACGGGTCGAGCAGGAACGTCAGGCCGATCGCGAGGACGAGCCCGCCGAGCGCGAGCAGGAGCGTGCGGCGCGCGTTCATGCTCGCCTCGTCTCGGCCTGGGCGAACAGGCCGGACGGTCGCACGAGCAGCACGACGACGAGCAGCGCGAGCACCGCGACGGGGGCCAGCGTCGCCCCGAGGTACCCGGTGACGAGGCTCATGACGACCCCCACCGTGAGCCCTGCGAGGAGCGCACCGCCCGGTGAGTCGAGCCCGCCGACGACCGCGACGGTGAACGCGTAGACGAACAGCATGTCGGCGGCGTGCGGGTTGAGGCCGAGCTCCTTGGGCACCGCGAGCATCGCGGCGAGCGACGCGGCGGCCGCGGCGAGCACCCAGCCGACCGTCCGCATCCGTGCGACGCGGACGCCGAGCAGCCGGGCCACCTCGGGCGCGAACGCCGCGGCGCGCAGCTGGAGGCCGAGCGTCGTCCGCACGAACAGCAGCCGCAGGGCCGCCATGAGCCCGAGCGCGACGACGACGACGAACACGTCGTACGGGGAGAGCACCGGGACCCCGCCGACGCGCAGCGGCCGGTCGCTGAACGGTGCGGGGACGGGCTCGTGCTGCTGTCCGAACGCGATGCCCAGCAGCGACTGCAGCACGATCACGAGGCCGATCGCGAGGATGACCCCGGACAGCGGCGAGCGGGCCGACGCGAACCTCAGGACCCCCCGCTCGACCACGAGGCCGACGACGCCGCCGGCCAGCACGGTCGCGACCAGGCCCCACCAGTAGCTGCCGGTCAGCCCGGTGACGGCGACGCCGACGTACACGCCGACGATCGCCATGGCGCCGGCGGCGAAGTTGACGATCCTGGTGGCGCGCCAGATGAGCACGAGCGCGAGCGCGAACAGCGCGAACAGCGTGCCCCGGGCCAGCCCGGTGCCGAGCAGGAACACGAACCGGTCCATCAGAACCCCAGGTAGGCGTGTCGGAGGGCCTCGTCCCCGGCGAGCTCGGCCGCCGGCCGTGAGGCGACGACCTCGCCGAGCCCGAGCACGAGGCCCCGGTCGGCGACGGACAGCGCCCCGGAGACGTT
This window harbors:
- a CDS encoding DNA adenine methylase, whose product is MVDVIARRGSHASPLRYPGGKATLARFFESTIEALALDKPTYIEPYAGGAGAGLELLFRDVVGMVVINDLDPAIHACWKAMVKDSDAFLRLLDGTPLTIEEWRRQREVYRRRHDADVDPLALGFATFYLNRTSRSGVLGAGVIGGYAQAGSYKIDARFDKTVLRGRIEKLAELSGRIRITKQDGAARLREYLPKENVFAYVDPPYVEKGGSLYMSAFQERDHINLARVLNGYANTNWVLTYDVADLIRSLYKARDISEFNLLYSAHLRGSKDRLKRPSASELIVLSNTVADAVG
- a CDS encoding acyl-CoA thioesterase, coding for MTYGHRAPFPTRWNDNDQYGHVNNTVYYEAMDTTVNAWMIGAGLDPLGGDRIALCVSSSCEFRAPASFPEPLAVGLRAGRVGTTSITWELGILRADEPEPIATGRFVHVFVDRDSRRPAPIPEAIRAAIERDLLVRPSA
- a CDS encoding acyl-CoA dehydrogenase family protein; its protein translation is MDFAYDERTRDVCTRTRTFLDEHVLPAEPVLDAQVAATPDEWGPRPVVRELQEIARAQGLWNLFLPGPRGAGLTNLQYAPVAELLGRSPRLGPVATNCAAPDTGNAELLAEFGTPEQQERWLDPLLAAQTRSAFCMTEPGTASSDATQIATRIRRDGDHLVVTGRKWWSTGAMNPDATLLVVMGATDPEAPRHRQQSIVLVPRDTPGVRVVRPLTVLGYDDRDHGGHAEIAFEDVRVPASALLGGEGDGFAIAQARLGPGRIHHCMRALGMAERALDLVRERAASRSPFGRPLAEQGVVREWAAESRIQLEALRLLVLKTAWLMDTVGNRAAMTEIQAIKIAVPRAVQQIVDRAIQVFGAAGLSEDQPLAAMYAAARSLRIADGPDEVHLSSLGKAELRPRPT
- a CDS encoding helicase HerA domain-containing protein; translation: MSISSTILDSSRVSTPLATLVNSGCWAVGGIFRLDYSRAVVLTDDWRKTQAGGVPHGAFLLAAAGAQTPEGFALDDEELILLRVSGTAALPNEADLVQTRLAVVRDAGDSGKGFDEVTDELTRNELQQSAFDCDVIGTFYADRSETRIQFGSDIDNVVSSARYQVFLPSTDVLSWIASYPEPDGDNLLTLGAVRFASTRRRARESGTDKAAVHVHIGDFVSRKTAVFGMTRTGKSNTIKTLVTAIATQAAKSGTLVGQLIFDPQGEYANVNEQDQTGLRLLGDENRVRIYRLGADGSEPQVLPLAMNFFDRANFEAVVDFVNSVVSDQFGTYAYVKTFTSIDWTEPDRVADRGDWITWTKAVLGMYGLLVECGISAPSFPSGGLDFGWTDTLYQNFNTSNPGLVIKVGSSYRATTPEAAKRVMLHMANDGGWNQRSTGGDTPFKFIADFNNRASGKAAIRQLREFHSTSATQRVEEQIWDDMQAGRLAIVDLAHGTGDVSKTISENTVNFLLSRANERFRSGADAVPFQIVVEEAHNLFERGAKDVAGNPWVRLSKEAAKYQIGLVYATQEVSSVDQRILSNTSNWLVAHLNSDNETRELSHYYDFKTWAESIRRVEDQGFVRMKTYSGKYIVPVQVAKFDHAMINAARAAAGLPAVEVE
- a CDS encoding long-chain-fatty-acid--CoA ligase, with product MTPDPILTGPGHSTLSVAAILAETARRHPDRVAFHFGDAALTYGPLWDRTRAYAGALRDRGVGPGDRVAMLVPNVPDFARVYYAVLSLGAVVVPVHLLFKAQEIEYVLRDSGATLLVAAAPMLGEALPAAAAAGIPAVTVLVPDTHAGAVPAPRLEDEADAAVPVHTYASVNPLAPATVLYTSGTTGRPKGAVASHLTLVEQVHVTLLDTTDLQADDVIFGGLPFFHTFGQSAVLNTAFRRGAAIVLLPRFDPDEALALLVRHRATVFTAVPTMFLGMVQAAARTPDRPPLKYAVSGGAALPVALLEAFAETFGADVHEGYGLTETAPTVSFNYVGEPIRPGTVGRPLWGVDVEVADPEVEGRIVLLGPGELGELVVRGHNLFKGYLGNPEATAAAVVDGWFRTGDLGTVDAEGIVTIVDRKKDMIVRNGYNVYPSEVEDAMVRHPAVAQAAVFGIADDAHGQEVHAAVVLMPGRAATAQEVVDFTRELIAAYKYPRVVHLVETLPLGGSGKVLKRELVAQYSTSAGEPVAH
- a CDS encoding phosphotransferase family protein — its product is MTQPVPDAPTAAVGTTARALPGLDVARLDTWLRRTHPELATDEPLRATLFAGGRSNLTYRVDGARVPLVLRRPPLGHVQETAHDMAREYRVIRALGRTRVPVPATVDLVDDADGSAGTGTPFFVMERVGGEALRDPTQNGAWSPAELRTLSLDLAELLAELHTLDPASVGLADLGRPDGYLGRQLHRWGRQYDGSRSRDLPALDTLQERLREHVPATVRTGLVHGDYRLDNALVSRAGGVHVAAVLDWEMATLGDAAVDLGMLGLYWDIRRIAPPDGLTASAVDPAAGYPEFAELADAYAARSGSSVPELSWYRALAAYKLAVILEGVHFRYRAGETVGEGFDAIGALVLPLADEGLACLDGAS